Genomic DNA from Nocardioides aquaticus:
GGCGCACAGACTGGACAGGCTCATGACCTGCACAAACAGGTGCATGACCGGCTCGCTGAAAGCGGGCCACGGGGCTCTCCCGGCTCAAATATCGGCTCAAAAAAGATTCTGCGCGCCGCTGTCGCAGCCGGTCGTGCGTGGTCGTCTCCTGAGGCGGCGTCCCCCGGTGCGTCCCCCACGGCGTCCCCCGGTTGCTCGTCCCTGGGGTGATCCTCACGGTGGTCTGTCATGTCATCGGGGTGGCATGGACACCCACGCGCACACCCCTGCCGCCCCCACCGCCCCGACCACGACCGGACGCGCCCCGAGCAGCAGCCCGGCTGCTCCAGTCATCGCTGCGCCGGTCACGATGCTGCTGACCCTGGACGAGGTCGCCCTCGAGCTGCGCTGCGCACGGCGCAGCGTCGAGCGGCAGATCACCCGCCATAGGCTCGCCGCGGTGCACGTCGGGCGCTCGGTCCGCATCGAGCGCCGCGAGCTCGAGCGCTACGTCGCCCAGCTCAGTGATCAGCCCGGCGACCAGCTCAGCGACCCGCGCCGTGGGTAGGCAGCGCAAGCCCGCCGAGCAAACCACCGCCTCGCTCTACCGCGGCGCCGACGGCAGCTGGCACGCCCGGGTCACCATGGGCCGCCGCCCCGACGGCACCACCGAGCGCAAGCACCTGCAGCACCGGACCAAGGCCGCGCTGCGGGAAGCGGTCCGCGAGGTCGAGCGCTCCCGCGACACCGGGCGCTACGTCTGGACCGCCGACGACCTGACCCTCAACGCCTGGCTCGAGCACTGGCTGGGCACCGTCCTGCCGATGACGGCGAGGTGGAAGACGCTGTCGACCTACCGCAGCCAGATGCGCAACCACGTCGCGGACAGCCTCGGCGGCTGGCGGCTCAGCGAGATCCAGCCCGAGCACCTCGAGGCGCACTACCGCCGCATGGTGGAGGCGGGCCACTCCACCCACACCATCCGCGCCGTACACCGGGTGCTCTGCTCGGCACTCAACGAGGCCGTCCGACGTCGGCGGCTCGCCTCGAACCCGGCCCTGATCGCGCGTCCCCCACGCGCGGTGCAGGTCGAGGTCGACCCGCTGACCGTCCCCGAGAGCCGTCGGGTGATCGCCGCGGCGCAGCACACCCTGAACCCGCCCCGGTGGTCGATGGCGCTGTCCCTCGGCCTGCGCCAGGGCGAGGCACTCGGCCTGCTCTGGAGCGACGTCGACCTCGACGGCGGCGTGCTGCGCATCCGCCGCGCGGTCCAGCGCCACACCTGGGACCACGGCTGCGCTGCCGCCGACGGGCAGCCCGGCTGCGGGCGGAAGCGGGGCGCGGAGTGCGAGCAGCGCACCGGCGGCGGACTGCAGCTGGTCGAACCCAAGACCAAGGCCTCGCGCCGCACGGTCGTCCTGCCCGCCCCGCTGGTCGAGGAGCTCCGGGCGCACCGCGCCCGCGTCAACCGCCGCCGTCTGAGCGCCGGCGCCGACTGGGACGCCACCCACGACCTCGTCTTCCCCGCCGCCGCCGGCGGGCTCCTCGACCCCTCGCGCGACCACACCGAGTGGAAGGCCCTGCTCACCGCCTCCGGGACCCGGGACATGCGGCTGCACGACGCCCGCCACACCGCAGCGACCCTGCTGCTCCTCCAGGGCGTCGACATCCGCACCGTCATGGCGATCATGGGCTGGACCGAGATGGCCACCGCGCAGCGCTACACCCACGCCGTCGAC
This window encodes:
- a CDS encoding helix-turn-helix domain-containing protein: MDTHAHTPAAPTAPTTTGRAPSSSPAAPVIAAPVTMLLTLDEVALELRCARRSVERQITRHRLAAVHVGRSVRIERRELERYVAQLSDQPGDQLSDPRRG
- a CDS encoding tyrosine-type recombinase/integrase → MGRQRKPAEQTTASLYRGADGSWHARVTMGRRPDGTTERKHLQHRTKAALREAVREVERSRDTGRYVWTADDLTLNAWLEHWLGTVLPMTARWKTLSTYRSQMRNHVADSLGGWRLSEIQPEHLEAHYRRMVEAGHSTHTIRAVHRVLCSALNEAVRRRRLASNPALIARPPRAVQVEVDPLTVPESRRVIAAAQHTLNPPRWSMALSLGLRQGEALGLLWSDVDLDGGVLRIRRAVQRHTWDHGCAAADGQPGCGRKRGAECEQRTGGGLQLVEPKTKASRRTVVLPAPLVEELRAHRARVNRRRLSAGADWDATHDLVFPAAAGGLLDPSRDHTEWKALLTASGTRDMRLHDARHTAATLLLLQGVDIRTVMAIMGWTEMATAQRYTHAVDELRRRAAMQMGALLWEDSAMPQVVE